The Sebastes fasciatus isolate fSebFas1 chromosome 13, fSebFas1.pri, whole genome shotgun sequence genome includes a region encoding these proteins:
- the kcnj19a gene encoding G protein-activated inward rectifier potassium channel 1 isoform X2, producing the protein MAALRRKFGEDYQVVNTNRATAFTAAPVKKKRQRFVDKNGRCNVQHGNLGGETSRYLSDLFTTLVDLKWRWNMLIFILTYTIAWLVMASMWWIIAYIRGDLTHGGHDASYTPCVANVYNFPSAFLFFIETEATIGYGYRYITEKCPEGIILFLFQSLMGSIVDAFLIGCMFIKMSQPKKRAETLMFSQDAVISQRDGKLCLMFRVGNLRNSHMVSAQIRCKLIKV; encoded by the coding sequence ATGGCGGCACTGCGTAGGAAATTTGGCGAAGACTACCAGGTGGTTAACACCAATAGGGCTACTGCTTTTACTGCTGCTCCGGTGAAGAAGAAACGCCAGCGCTTCGTGGATAAGAACGGTCGCTGCAACGTGCAGCACGGAAACCTTGGAGGAGAAAccagcaggtatctctctgaCCTCTTCACCACTTTGGTTGACCTCAAGTGGAGATGGAACATGCTCATCTTTATCCTCACGTACACGATCGCTTGGCTGGTCATGGCATCGATGTGGTGGATCATCGCGTATATCCGAGGAGACCTGACTCACGGTGGACACGACGCGTCCTACACTCCCTGCGTGGCCAATGTTTACAACTTCCCCTCGGCTTTTCTGTTCTTCATCGAGACCGAAGCCACGATCGGTTACGGTTATCGGTACATTACAGAGAAGTGTCCCGAGGGTATCATCCTCTTCTTGTTCCAGTCGCTGATGGGCTCCATAGTGGACGCTTTTCTCATCGGCTGCATGTTCATTAAGATGTCCCAGCCTAAGAAACGCGCAGAGACGCTCATGTTCAGTCAGGACGCGGTGATCTCTCAGAGAGACGGGAAACTGTGCCTCATGTTCCGGGTGGGAAACCTGAGGAACAGCCACATGGTGTCCGCTCAGATCAGGTGCAAACTCataaag